A portion of the Acidisarcina polymorpha genome contains these proteins:
- a CDS encoding choice-of-anchor D domain-containing protein gives MVPASLAFGSISYGSTLSLPLPVTNAGSGSLTISPSIQGPSYKVLSSTPVGCLSATPSGATCTLTIEFAPVTIGPHDDSLTLTTNGNSSPIVLLNGTATGAGTEQESPLRFPSIPVGTSVFLPLPMNAVGVDTSTVDYTKSIDGASFKVAENSYNDAFCQGRVFLNGTCDLLIEFTPTAEGLHDGTLTFRPKNAAASKIKLTGSGGPSTAPQPIPKGNIFVYSEGDERVVTFNSEGVYQSQFTYLYRQPGGIAVDATSVYVKDGGGFYGSDNDPHCLLDKFDPRGFLVAQFGICTGEGPGAFDNSGVVAVDGDGNLWVTSPTYGYIQKLDSSGNFLKIICLGPTAAAAVPNCPAATKFDVVPYFIAFDAAGDIYVTNSNRDAGPSHRFLVKLDSTGKYLLSFGTVGSSPGRFNELLGPWGIAFNADGFLYVVDPGNNRVQVFSQDGIYQSQIGTGIAGWGPGQFYDPIALAFSSEGILYVTDQQNSRVEEISPAGTFLGRIGRLGSNPGELEGPYWIAIAK, from the coding sequence GTGGTTCCGGCCTCGTTGGCGTTCGGCTCCATTTCCTATGGGAGCACCCTGTCGCTCCCGCTCCCAGTAACAAATGCAGGTAGTGGATCGCTGACAATCTCCCCGTCGATCCAAGGGCCGAGCTATAAGGTCCTAAGCTCGACCCCGGTCGGTTGCCTGTCAGCGACGCCGTCTGGAGCGACGTGTACCCTGACAATCGAATTCGCTCCCGTTACGATTGGACCGCATGATGACAGCTTAACTTTGACGACCAATGGGAACTCCAGTCCGATCGTCCTGTTGAATGGAACGGCTACTGGGGCGGGCACCGAACAGGAATCGCCATTGCGATTTCCTTCGATCCCCGTAGGGACCTCCGTCTTCTTGCCTCTGCCCATGAACGCTGTGGGCGTCGATACCAGCACAGTGGACTACACAAAATCCATTGATGGAGCGAGCTTCAAGGTTGCAGAGAACAGTTACAACGACGCGTTCTGCCAAGGCCGGGTGTTCCTTAACGGCACCTGCGACCTTTTGATCGAATTCACGCCGACGGCGGAGGGATTGCACGACGGCACGCTGACTTTCAGGCCGAAGAATGCAGCCGCTTCGAAAATCAAACTGACTGGAAGTGGAGGTCCGTCTACTGCGCCCCAGCCTATTCCTAAGGGAAACATTTTCGTCTACAGCGAAGGCGACGAGCGCGTTGTGACGTTCAATAGCGAGGGGGTTTACCAAAGCCAGTTCACGTATCTCTACCGTCAGCCGGGAGGGATCGCGGTGGATGCGACGAGTGTTTACGTAAAAGACGGCGGAGGCTTCTACGGGAGCGACAACGATCCCCACTGCCTATTGGATAAATTCGATCCTCGCGGCTTTTTAGTCGCTCAATTCGGTATTTGCACAGGCGAGGGCCCAGGTGCCTTCGACAACTCCGGAGTGGTGGCCGTGGACGGTGACGGGAATCTGTGGGTAACCAGCCCAACTTACGGATACATACAAAAGTTAGACAGCTCCGGCAATTTCCTCAAGATTATCTGCCTCGGGCCAACCGCCGCAGCAGCGGTACCGAACTGTCCGGCAGCAACAAAGTTCGATGTCGTCCCGTACTTCATCGCATTTGATGCAGCCGGGGACATCTATGTGACGAACAGCAATCGCGATGCTGGACCTTCTCATAGGTTTCTCGTCAAGTTAGACAGCACGGGGAAGTATCTTCTGTCCTTCGGAACCGTAGGCTCAAGTCCAGGGCGATTCAATGAGCTGTTAGGTCCTTGGGGCATCGCCTTTAATGCCGATGGATTTCTCTATGTCGTAGATCCCGGCAACAATCGCGTTCAGGTCTTTAGTCAAGACGGCATCTATCAAAGTCAGATTGGCACGGGTATCGCCGGGTGGGGCCCGGGACAGTTCTACGACCCGATTGCCCTTGCATTTAGTAGTGAAGGC
- a CDS encoding family 78 glycoside hydrolase catalytic domain: MHKLLFMSAAMLALLAVPAVEVPPRPSTTQAAPTHLVEQAPIQIMEVAPGVFLVDFGRVAFGNLLLGSIAQAGDADLPTRHEVKVRFGEALKNGRVDTHPPGSVRYAEVKVTLKGSAATRMDPPPDAHNTKPPAVLTPPGWGVFLPFRWVEIEGWPGELRVNEIRRLAAFDSTWNDDAAALRSSDETLNQIWDLCHYTIKATTFAGVFVDGDRERLAYEADAYLTQLSYYAGNADPRMVRATFDRLMEFPTWPTEWAPHMVFIAYADWMQTGDTTWLAAHYEGLKTKLLDERAGPDGLVTSTPEQIQHGDIVDWPVEERDQYVFTHVNTVVNAFHLRALREMSELAGALGKKEEAAKFAERERSAEMTFQRLLFDPVRGLYRDGVGTDHASEHANLFPLAFGIVPASRRQEIAHWLAERGMAVSVYAAQYLLEGLFENGEDTAALSLIGAAGDRSWRHMVESGTTITWEAWDQKYKPNQDWNHAWGAAPANLLPRFVLGVRVLKPGWSRALIQPHPGTLVSAEGRVPTPRGEVLVGWRRGKIFSMALALPPGVVAKVELPALPGSRGVWASGKKVTARRSGQWWVLENDVSGQINLVER, from the coding sequence ATGCATAAACTGCTTTTCATGTCGGCGGCAATGCTTGCATTGCTCGCAGTTCCGGCGGTCGAAGTTCCACCGCGACCGTCGACGACGCAAGCTGCACCCACACATCTGGTAGAACAGGCCCCCATACAAATCATGGAGGTAGCTCCCGGGGTGTTCCTGGTCGACTTCGGGCGGGTTGCGTTCGGGAATCTGTTGCTTGGTTCTATAGCTCAGGCCGGGGACGCCGATCTGCCTACACGTCATGAAGTGAAGGTGCGTTTCGGCGAAGCGCTGAAAAACGGGCGCGTGGATACCCATCCACCCGGATCCGTGCGATACGCCGAGGTGAAGGTCACGCTGAAGGGCTCAGCAGCAACCCGGATGGACCCTCCGCCGGACGCACACAACACCAAACCTCCTGCAGTCTTGACGCCTCCCGGCTGGGGGGTCTTCTTGCCCTTTCGCTGGGTCGAAATAGAGGGTTGGCCGGGCGAGTTGCGCGTGAACGAGATCCGGCGGCTTGCGGCCTTCGACAGCACGTGGAACGACGATGCCGCGGCCCTCCGCTCTTCAGACGAGACCCTGAATCAGATTTGGGACCTCTGTCACTACACGATTAAGGCGACGACGTTTGCCGGTGTTTTTGTGGATGGAGACCGGGAGCGCCTGGCCTATGAAGCTGATGCCTATCTGACCCAGTTGAGCTACTACGCGGGGAACGCTGATCCGCGGATGGTTCGAGCTACCTTTGACCGGCTTATGGAGTTTCCGACCTGGCCAACGGAATGGGCCCCGCATATGGTGTTCATCGCTTACGCCGACTGGATGCAGACCGGGGACACTACCTGGCTTGCCGCCCACTACGAGGGGTTGAAAACGAAGCTGCTCGATGAGCGCGCAGGTCCTGACGGACTGGTGACGAGCACGCCGGAGCAGATTCAACACGGAGACATCGTGGACTGGCCGGTCGAGGAGCGCGACCAGTACGTTTTTACCCATGTAAATACGGTGGTCAATGCCTTCCATTTGCGTGCACTTAGAGAGATGAGCGAACTGGCCGGGGCGCTTGGCAAGAAGGAAGAGGCTGCGAAGTTTGCGGAGCGTGAGAGATCGGCCGAGATGACGTTCCAGAGGCTGCTCTTTGATCCGGTGCGCGGGCTTTACCGCGACGGGGTGGGCACCGATCACGCCTCAGAGCATGCGAATCTATTTCCCCTGGCGTTCGGCATTGTGCCTGCCAGCCGCAGGCAGGAAATCGCCCACTGGCTTGCAGAACGTGGAATGGCCGTCTCCGTCTATGCCGCGCAGTATCTGTTGGAGGGTCTGTTCGAGAACGGCGAAGATACAGCCGCATTATCGCTGATAGGTGCGGCGGGAGATCGAAGCTGGAGGCACATGGTGGAGAGCGGCACGACGATCACCTGGGAAGCTTGGGACCAAAAGTACAAACCGAATCAGGACTGGAATCATGCTTGGGGCGCAGCTCCGGCGAATCTTTTGCCGCGCTTCGTGCTGGGTGTGCGAGTGTTGAAGCCGGGCTGGAGCCGAGCATTGATCCAGCCGCATCCAGGTACGCTGGTCAGCGCCGAAGGCCGCGTACCGACTCCGCGAGGCGAAGTCCTGGTGGGCTGGAGACGAGGCAAGATTTTTTCGATGGCTCTCGCTCTCCCCCCAGGCGTAGTGGCCAAGGTCGAACTTCCCGCGCTACCAGGCTCGCGCGGAGTCTGGGCCAGCGGCAAGAAGGTGACGGCGCGACGCTCTGGACAATGGTGGGTCCTCGAGAATGATGTATCGGGACAGATCAACCTGGTAGAGCGGTAA
- a CDS encoding RBBP9/YdeN family alpha/beta hydrolase: MRLNLPTFITLPGIGGSDEDHWQTFWENSQPLMTRFKPPDWNKPELREWIFALQKAIDSANEPIVLVAHSLSCLLVVHWAFHSSSKVAGAFLVAVPDPQRPSFPLAASSFLETPAKVLRFPSLIVASTNDPYGSIEYAARCAEHWNSRLVNIGAVGHINGSSNLGAWPEGKRLLKEFCEELGMNG, encoded by the coding sequence GTGAGGTTGAACTTGCCAACATTCATTACACTTCCCGGAATTGGTGGCTCAGATGAAGATCATTGGCAAACTTTCTGGGAGAATTCTCAACCGCTGATGACGAGGTTCAAGCCTCCCGATTGGAATAAGCCAGAGTTGAGAGAATGGATCTTCGCGCTGCAGAAGGCCATCGATTCTGCTAACGAGCCAATCGTCCTTGTGGCGCACAGTCTTTCTTGCCTTTTGGTGGTGCATTGGGCATTTCATTCGAGTTCCAAGGTCGCAGGCGCGTTCTTGGTGGCCGTGCCAGATCCCCAGAGGCCTTCCTTTCCTCTCGCAGCAAGTTCCTTCCTTGAAACTCCGGCAAAAGTATTACGCTTTCCGTCTCTGATCGTTGCCAGTACGAACGATCCCTACGGGAGTATCGAGTATGCGGCACGGTGCGCGGAGCATTGGAACTCCCGCCTGGTGAATATCGGAGCCGTCGGTCATATCAATGGGTCGAGCAACCTCGGGGCATGGCCGGAAGGAAAGCGTCTCTTGAAGGAATTCTGCGAGGAGCTTGGAATGAATGGGTGA
- a CDS encoding sodium-translocating pyrophosphatase, with product MYSFCSPALAAVWQANSLYSSQTPDTSGDTFLWIALAVGLLSLIAAVVFARNVLANDAGTPEMRLISDAIREGAEAFMKRQYSAIAMLAVVIAVILYIGYYASAYSRPFANKVVISFIIGAACSALSGYSGMFVSIRANIRVASAARTSIGKALQTALRGGAVTGLVVVSLSLLGIGILFLVFGGLKDPQQAPYQLVGFGFGASLVALFAQLGGGIYTKAADVGADLVGKVEAGIPEDDPRNPAVIADLVGDNVGDCAGRGADIFESTAAENVGAMILGAALYPVFGVKGILFPLVVQAINLVASIIGVTIVHSSETEDPMHALNRGYYVTSLLALAGFAVAVKFMLSGHWWLLGSGICGIITSFLFVRITEYYTETRFRPVRSIADASNTGPATNIITGIAVGMETPALPVLVIGAALLLSYYFGVRGLEDATGISNYAKGIYGTAIATMGMLSSAAYILAMDTFGPITDNAGGIIEMSDQPHAVREKTDRLDAAGNTTKALTKGYAIGSASLAAFLLFSAYLESIHAIVARRVADSGGVLPAGWSFSNVNLASVPVFVGALLGAMLTYLFSSLAIKAVGRAAQFVIEDVRAQFRENPGIMAGTSKPDYGRCVRIVTTAALKQMMVPGLLAVAMPLVVGISFRHLSGLFGVQQLSGVPTLHGLPINLTGAEAVAGLLMVGTISGILLAMFMNNAGGAWDNAKKYIETGAHGGKRSEAHKAAVVGDTVGDPFKDTAGPSLHVLIKLLATVTLVLAPLFV from the coding sequence ATGTACTCTTTCTGCTCGCCGGCTCTTGCCGCAGTTTGGCAGGCTAATTCGTTGTATTCGAGCCAGACACCCGATACTTCGGGAGACACTTTTTTGTGGATCGCGCTTGCCGTTGGTCTGCTTTCGCTTATCGCTGCTGTCGTCTTCGCTCGGAACGTGTTGGCCAACGACGCTGGGACGCCGGAGATGCGGCTCATCTCCGACGCGATCCGTGAAGGCGCCGAAGCCTTCATGAAGCGACAGTACAGCGCCATCGCAATGCTTGCCGTCGTGATCGCCGTGATCCTGTATATCGGGTACTATGCCTCCGCTTATTCTCGTCCGTTCGCCAATAAGGTCGTCATTAGTTTCATCATCGGCGCTGCCTGTTCGGCGCTATCCGGCTATAGCGGTATGTTCGTCTCCATCCGCGCCAATATCAGAGTCGCTTCCGCGGCACGCACCAGCATTGGGAAAGCTCTCCAAACCGCGCTTCGCGGCGGGGCCGTCACCGGTCTGGTCGTGGTGTCGCTCTCCCTGCTTGGGATCGGCATTCTCTTCCTGGTCTTCGGCGGCTTGAAAGACCCCCAGCAGGCTCCTTATCAACTGGTCGGCTTCGGATTTGGCGCTTCGCTCGTCGCCCTCTTTGCTCAACTTGGAGGCGGCATCTACACCAAGGCGGCTGACGTCGGAGCTGACCTGGTTGGCAAAGTCGAGGCGGGCATCCCGGAAGACGACCCTCGTAATCCGGCAGTGATCGCCGATCTCGTCGGCGATAACGTTGGGGACTGCGCCGGTCGTGGCGCGGACATCTTCGAATCGACCGCTGCTGAAAATGTCGGCGCAATGATCCTGGGTGCCGCGCTTTATCCGGTCTTCGGCGTCAAGGGAATTCTGTTCCCGCTGGTCGTCCAGGCGATCAACCTTGTCGCGAGCATCATCGGCGTCACCATCGTCCACAGCAGCGAGACCGAAGATCCGATGCACGCGCTCAACCGCGGCTACTATGTAACTTCGCTGCTCGCTCTGGCGGGCTTTGCCGTGGCCGTCAAATTCATGTTGAGCGGGCATTGGTGGCTACTCGGAAGTGGCATCTGCGGCATCATCACTTCTTTTCTGTTCGTCCGAATTACCGAGTACTACACCGAAACCAGGTTCCGCCCGGTTCGTTCGATTGCCGACGCTTCGAATACCGGCCCCGCCACCAACATCATTACCGGCATCGCCGTCGGAATGGAGACCCCGGCCCTTCCCGTGCTCGTGATCGGCGCCGCCCTTCTGCTGAGCTACTACTTCGGCGTCCGCGGCCTTGAAGATGCCACCGGGATCAGTAACTACGCGAAAGGAATCTACGGCACCGCCATTGCGACCATGGGCATGCTCTCCTCCGCCGCCTATATCCTGGCGATGGATACCTTCGGCCCGATTACCGATAACGCCGGTGGAATCATAGAGATGTCCGATCAACCTCATGCAGTCCGTGAGAAGACTGACCGCCTGGATGCTGCAGGAAATACAACTAAGGCGTTGACCAAGGGCTACGCCATCGGATCAGCATCGCTCGCCGCGTTCCTGCTCTTTTCCGCCTATCTGGAGTCGATCCATGCCATTGTGGCCCGTCGCGTCGCGGATTCAGGCGGGGTGTTGCCAGCTGGCTGGAGCTTCTCGAACGTGAACCTGGCTTCGGTCCCGGTCTTCGTAGGTGCGCTCCTAGGCGCGATGTTGACTTACCTCTTCTCCTCGCTGGCGATCAAGGCGGTAGGGCGAGCCGCGCAGTTCGTAATCGAGGACGTTCGCGCCCAGTTCCGCGAAAACCCCGGCATCATGGCCGGGACCTCGAAGCCCGACTACGGCCGTTGCGTCCGCATCGTCACCACCGCCGCCCTCAAGCAGATGATGGTTCCCGGGCTGCTCGCCGTCGCCATGCCTCTGGTCGTCGGCATCAGTTTCCGTCACCTCAGCGGCCTCTTCGGCGTGCAGCAGCTCTCAGGAGTGCCGACCCTGCATGGGCTGCCGATTAACCTGACGGGGGCGGAGGCGGTCGCCGGGCTGCTTATGGTGGGAACAATCTCGGGCATTCTGCTGGCCATGTTCATGAACAACGCCGGTGGTGCGTGGGACAATGCCAAAAAGTACATCGAGACCGGGGCGCATGGAGGCAAACGCTCCGAAGCCCACAAAGCCGCCGTGGTCGGCGATACCGTTGGAGACCCCTTCAAGGACACCGCCGGGCCATCTCTTCACGTGCTCATCAAGCTGCTGGCCACGGTAACCCTGGTGCTCGCTCCGCTCTTTGTCTGA
- a CDS encoding alpha-ketoacid dehydrogenase subunit alpha/beta: MARVVLDLERGEASKSSGPGAAVDPELLIQIYRFMYMSRKVDDREIMLKRQQKIFFQVSGAGHEALLVAAALAMKPGYDWFYPYYRDRALCLALGNTPEEQFLQGIGAAADIASGGRQMPSHWSNPRLHIVSQSSSTTTQCLQAVGCAEAGRYFSRHPEAAEEGSGDYRQFKHVEFHGDEVVYVSLGEGATSQGEFWESLNTASNAKLPVLFVVEDNEYAISVPVEVNTPGGNISRLVANFPNFYFAEVDGTDPVASYQVFLEAVAWCRSGSGPAFVHGHVVRPYSHSLSDDDRLYRSASELEAESLRDPLPKLQMRLLREGILDAEAINRLERQVDEEVRLAAERALRSPLPEISSIKKHVYSEDLDPTALIESKPAVSADHQERTMADLINCCLSDELRRDPRVVIFGEDVADCSREENLESGKVKGKGGVFKLTAGLQAEFGSDRVFNSPLAEANIVGRAIGYATRGMKPVVEIQFFDYIWPAMHQLRNELSLLRWRSNGTYAAPVVVRVAIGGYLTGGSIYHSQSGESIFTHTPGVRVVYPSNALDASGLLRTAIRCDDPVLFFEHKRLYRETYGRAAYPGTDYAIPFGKAKIVRPGSDVTLVTYGAVVPRALQAAQKAQREHGISTEVIDLRTLNPYDWEAIAESVRKTSRVVIAHEDMLSWGYGAEIAARVADELFDDLDAPVKRVGAMDTFVAYQPILEDAILPQPEDLYLAIRALAAY, translated from the coding sequence ATGGCCCGAGTCGTCTTAGATCTGGAGCGTGGTGAGGCCTCAAAATCCTCGGGTCCAGGCGCCGCAGTCGATCCCGAACTTCTCATTCAAATCTATCGTTTCATGTACATGTCGCGGAAGGTCGATGACCGCGAGATCATGCTGAAGCGGCAGCAGAAGATTTTCTTCCAGGTCTCCGGCGCTGGACACGAAGCGCTGCTGGTGGCGGCGGCGTTGGCGATGAAGCCGGGTTACGACTGGTTTTACCCTTATTATCGCGACCGCGCTCTCTGCCTGGCGCTAGGCAATACGCCCGAGGAGCAATTTCTGCAAGGCATCGGCGCGGCGGCGGATATCGCTAGCGGCGGGCGCCAGATGCCCTCGCACTGGAGCAATCCCCGACTGCACATCGTTTCGCAATCGTCTTCGACAACCACGCAATGCCTGCAGGCCGTAGGATGCGCGGAGGCGGGGCGATATTTCTCCCGCCACCCCGAGGCGGCGGAGGAGGGCAGTGGAGACTATCGCCAATTCAAGCACGTTGAATTTCATGGCGATGAGGTCGTGTATGTGTCGCTTGGCGAAGGCGCAACCAGCCAGGGTGAATTCTGGGAGTCGCTCAACACCGCATCGAACGCTAAGTTGCCGGTGCTGTTTGTCGTCGAGGACAACGAGTACGCGATTTCCGTACCGGTCGAGGTAAATACGCCGGGAGGAAATATCTCACGGCTGGTGGCGAATTTCCCGAACTTCTATTTCGCCGAGGTCGACGGAACGGACCCGGTGGCAAGTTACCAAGTCTTCCTGGAGGCGGTCGCGTGGTGCCGCTCTGGCAGCGGCCCTGCGTTCGTGCATGGGCATGTGGTGCGACCTTACTCGCATTCTCTGTCGGATGATGACCGGCTTTACCGATCCGCCAGCGAGCTAGAGGCGGAGTCATTGCGCGATCCGCTTCCCAAGTTGCAAATGCGCTTGCTGCGTGAGGGCATTCTCGATGCCGAGGCAATCAATCGGCTGGAAAGACAAGTCGATGAAGAAGTCCGACTGGCCGCCGAGCGCGCACTGCGGTCGCCTCTCCCTGAAATATCTTCGATCAAGAAACATGTCTATTCAGAGGACCTGGATCCGACTGCATTGATCGAAAGCAAGCCTGCAGTCTCCGCCGATCACCAGGAGAGGACGATGGCGGACCTCATCAACTGCTGCTTGAGCGACGAGTTGCGTCGCGATCCGCGAGTGGTCATTTTCGGGGAAGATGTAGCCGACTGCAGTCGCGAAGAAAATCTGGAGAGCGGCAAAGTCAAAGGCAAAGGCGGAGTTTTCAAGCTGACTGCCGGACTGCAGGCTGAGTTCGGCTCGGACCGCGTCTTTAATTCTCCGCTAGCCGAGGCCAATATCGTGGGGCGGGCCATTGGTTACGCCACCCGCGGCATGAAGCCAGTCGTTGAAATACAGTTTTTCGATTACATCTGGCCGGCCATGCATCAGCTGCGCAATGAGTTGAGTCTGCTGCGCTGGCGATCGAATGGGACCTATGCCGCTCCGGTCGTGGTTCGAGTCGCAATCGGCGGGTATCTGACGGGCGGATCTATTTATCACTCGCAGTCAGGGGAAAGCATCTTTACGCATACGCCAGGCGTTCGCGTGGTATACCCGTCGAACGCCCTGGACGCGAGCGGTCTGCTGCGAACGGCGATCCGCTGCGACGACCCGGTTTTATTCTTCGAACACAAACGGCTCTATCGCGAGACCTATGGTCGTGCTGCGTATCCTGGCACGGACTACGCCATTCCCTTTGGCAAAGCCAAGATCGTACGTCCGGGTTCCGATGTAACCCTAGTGACTTACGGGGCGGTTGTGCCCAGGGCCTTGCAAGCCGCGCAAAAAGCGCAACGCGAACATGGAATCAGTACAGAAGTCATCGATCTGCGCACGCTCAATCCTTATGATTGGGAGGCGATCGCCGAGTCCGTCCGCAAGACCAGCCGGGTGGTTATCGCTCACGAAGATATGCTCAGTTGGGGATACGGGGCAGAGATCGCCGCTCGGGTCGCCGACGAACTCTTCGATGACCTCGATGCTCCAGTCAAGCGAGTCGGGGCGATGGATACGTTTGTCGCCTATCAGCCCATTCTAGAAGACGCAATTCTGCCCCAGCCGGAAGATCTTTATCTCGCTATCCGGGCCCTCGCCGCCTATTAG
- a CDS encoding DUF1501 domain-containing protein: MPMTRRAFMKGGAMAVVGTSVLPSFLIRSVLAQATTAQANGKRLVVLFQRGAADGLNVVVPYAEPNYYQMRPTIAVQKNQVLDLDGFFGLHPAMQPLKPLWDQGHLAIVHAAGLRDETRSHFDAQDYMESGTPGVKATSDGWLNRALRAEDQGHALHHATAFRAVAMGTQLPRTLQGMIPAVAVGNVQDFNVGGRNPSEQPVSTSFEAMYGGAVDTVLHGTGAETFEAVKMLKSTDPAHYSPATGANYPKGQFGDSMKQVAQLLKANLGVEAAFADIGGWDTHQNQGNTTGQLANRLKEFSEGIAAFWRDMGDQAKDVVVVTLSEFGRTARQNGTAGTDHGHANVMFVLGGPVKGRKVYGAWPGLADEQLHESRDLAVTTDFRQVLGEAAYKTFGARNLDMVFPGAQLKSTDFLNIISA; encoded by the coding sequence ATGCCGATGACCAGGCGAGCTTTCATGAAAGGCGGAGCGATGGCCGTGGTTGGCACCTCTGTCCTTCCAAGTTTCCTCATTCGGTCAGTCCTGGCACAGGCGACAACTGCACAGGCCAATGGCAAACGCCTGGTGGTGCTCTTTCAACGCGGGGCGGCGGACGGCCTCAACGTCGTCGTTCCGTACGCGGAGCCGAACTACTACCAGATGCGGCCGACGATCGCGGTCCAGAAGAATCAGGTCCTCGACCTGGATGGCTTCTTTGGGCTGCACCCGGCGATGCAGCCGCTGAAGCCGCTCTGGGACCAAGGACATCTGGCGATCGTCCATGCCGCGGGTTTGCGTGATGAAACGCGCTCGCACTTCGACGCGCAAGATTACATGGAGAGCGGCACGCCGGGGGTCAAGGCGACTTCGGATGGATGGTTGAACCGCGCATTGCGGGCTGAAGATCAGGGCCACGCACTGCATCACGCCACCGCGTTCCGGGCAGTGGCGATGGGAACGCAGTTGCCGCGCACCTTGCAGGGTATGATCCCCGCGGTAGCCGTTGGCAATGTGCAGGATTTCAATGTCGGCGGTAGAAATCCTTCAGAGCAGCCAGTCAGTACCAGTTTCGAGGCTATGTATGGAGGCGCGGTCGACACCGTTCTGCATGGAACCGGCGCCGAGACCTTCGAAGCGGTCAAGATGTTGAAGTCTACGGATCCAGCCCACTATAGTCCCGCAACCGGCGCCAACTACCCCAAGGGCCAGTTTGGCGACAGCATGAAACAGGTTGCGCAACTGCTCAAAGCAAACCTTGGGGTTGAAGCAGCTTTCGCTGACATCGGAGGCTGGGATACTCATCAGAATCAAGGGAATACCACCGGACAGCTCGCAAATCGGTTGAAGGAATTCAGCGAAGGAATTGCTGCATTCTGGCGAGACATGGGTGATCAGGCGAAAGACGTTGTCGTGGTCACTCTCTCTGAGTTCGGCCGCACCGCCAGACAGAATGGCACCGCCGGCACCGATCACGGCCACGCGAATGTGATGTTCGTTCTGGGCGGGCCGGTGAAAGGGCGCAAGGTCTATGGCGCTTGGCCCGGTCTAGCGGATGAGCAGCTTCACGAAAGCCGCGATTTGGCGGTCACAACTGACTTCCGGCAAGTGCTTGGAGAAGCCGCTTACAAAACGTTCGGCGCCAGGAATCTCGATATGGTCTTCCCGGGCGCTCAACTGAAATCCACGGATTTTCTGAATATCATTTCGGCCTAG
- a CDS encoding DoxX family protein yields MFTWLDRLQPFGALVLRLVLGVIMVAHGYTKIIPKGALYSFTQNVAHLGMPMWLGYVAAFTEFFGGMLLILGLLTRLAALGAAIDMGVAIVKVHLHGGLTGHGNAPGFEYPLALFAIALMVVFTGGGLLAIDQAIGRGKL; encoded by the coding sequence ATGTTCACCTGGCTCGACCGGCTTCAACCTTTTGGCGCGCTCGTCCTGCGTCTTGTTCTTGGCGTGATTATGGTCGCTCATGGCTATACGAAGATCATCCCCAAGGGTGCGCTCTACAGCTTCACTCAAAACGTCGCCCATCTTGGAATGCCGATGTGGCTTGGTTATGTGGCTGCGTTCACCGAGTTCTTCGGAGGCATGCTGCTGATCCTGGGCTTGCTGACTCGTTTAGCCGCCTTGGGCGCCGCTATCGACATGGGTGTTGCGATCGTCAAGGTCCATCTTCACGGAGGGCTGACCGGCCATGGCAACGCTCCAGGATTTGAATACCCGCTGGCGCTCTTCGCAATCGCCTTGATGGTGGTCTTCACCGGAGGCGGGCTGCTCGCGATCGATCAGGCGATCGGCCGAGGAAAGCTTTGA
- a CDS encoding ThuA domain-containing protein — translation MQPVQKSILSLSLVVLAGLCPALLAQQPPPAAPPQLPVNPLIPPAPHMKPTHLKHVLVIGQTKGFEHDSVSAAMAAIYNMGHESGLWDTMLRTDTELLTKKELKANAKNLNYFDLIVFASTTGELDMDDSQKQDMMSFIKEDGKGFVGIHAAMDTNYKWPEYGEMIGGWFDQHPWMTFNAPIITEDPNFPAVRHFPHEFVKYDEIYQPKSWSRDKVNVLLSLDASRLDYSNNPRIHRDDHDFAVAWSKMYGKGRVFYSTLGHTEESWEDPDIRTMYFEAVKWALGMTDGSTASHPKVTASSEAH, via the coding sequence TTGCAACCTGTCCAGAAGTCCATCCTCTCATTGTCCCTGGTCGTTCTCGCAGGCCTTTGCCCGGCATTGCTAGCCCAGCAGCCACCTCCGGCGGCGCCGCCGCAGCTCCCGGTAAATCCGTTGATTCCGCCCGCGCCCCACATGAAGCCGACCCACTTGAAGCACGTTCTGGTGATCGGTCAAACGAAGGGCTTCGAGCACGATTCGGTCTCGGCGGCGATGGCAGCAATCTATAACATGGGTCATGAGAGCGGCTTATGGGATACGATGCTTCGCACCGACACCGAGCTGCTGACCAAGAAAGAGCTTAAAGCCAACGCAAAGAACTTGAACTATTTCGACCTCATCGTCTTCGCCAGCACTACCGGCGAACTGGACATGGATGACAGCCAGAAGCAAGACATGATGTCGTTCATCAAAGAGGACGGCAAGGGGTTTGTCGGCATTCATGCGGCGATGGATACCAACTACAAGTGGCCGGAGTATGGCGAGATGATCGGGGGGTGGTTCGATCAGCACCCGTGGATGACCTTCAACGCGCCGATCATTACCGAAGACCCCAATTTCCCAGCTGTCCGGCATTTTCCGCATGAGTTCGTCAAATACGACGAAATTTATCAACCGAAATCCTGGTCGCGCGACAAGGTCAATGTGCTGCTGAGTCTCGATGCATCGAGGCTTGACTACTCCAATAATCCCAGAATTCACCGCGACGATCACGATTTCGCCGTCGCGTGGTCGAAGATGTATGGCAAGGGGCGCGTTTTCTATTCGACCCTCGGCCACACCGAAGAATCTTGGGAAGACCCCGATATTCGCACGATGTATTTTGAAGCAGTGAAGTGGGCGCTGGGAATGACGGATGGCAGCACCGCCTCGCATCCGAAAGTGACCGCATCGAGCGAGGCCCACTAG